Proteins co-encoded in one Spirosoma endbachense genomic window:
- a CDS encoding RagB/SusD family nutrient uptake outer membrane protein, whose translation MKRNRFLKNIIWASLSVFLLLTGGCTNLNEVLYDRITSGNFLQTKADVTRDFLRAFEHSYWSIQGGATFMLQENSTDELMTPNRQGDWFDGGQYQRVHYHTWTPNDGYTNDAWNALYQGVNLATNSLEDLQAITDPGKFSMTQAELDDMIAELRTLRAWLNLRLLDFYRNIILVKKVKGESQGGPQVSPQEAFTFIEQELKESIPKLPARASLGANAIGRWTQAGAAALLVRLYLNAKVYTGTDRFADCATVCQDIISGKYGNYALESRWDAPFDYTNSTSSETVFGFPGSFALTHWQYDGGMYFWMLPTQATFYFGFTDFGTANPKYALQPGRDVDSTEYSFTMGKPFIKFQKYADDFRLKKYKNLGSSKREGMFLYGYLPYTNTSGKADTARSNKGPYALYLRDQVGMFLDAKPGKKITDKESDMNHADHNSGIFPVKYPYYPSSDLNKISSAYAEIRLAEIYYSLAECKYRAGDKAAAAVLLNTVRARNYPTGSSSLYKPDGSQLTDQEMLDEWGREFLVEGRRRTDLIRWGVFNKGTWWDKQPDADDHTAIFPIGQNVLNVSTQLKQNPGY comes from the coding sequence ATGAAACGGAATCGATTTCTCAAGAATATAATCTGGGCTTCGCTCTCGGTTTTTCTCCTGCTGACAGGCGGTTGTACGAACCTGAATGAAGTGTTGTATGACAGAATTACGTCCGGAAATTTTCTCCAGACAAAAGCCGACGTAACCCGTGATTTTCTGCGTGCTTTTGAACACAGTTACTGGAGCATTCAGGGTGGGGCAACGTTTATGCTTCAGGAAAACAGTACGGATGAACTGATGACACCCAACCGGCAGGGCGACTGGTTCGATGGGGGGCAATACCAGCGTGTTCATTACCACACGTGGACTCCCAATGATGGGTACACCAATGATGCCTGGAATGCCCTTTACCAGGGTGTTAATCTGGCTACGAATTCCCTGGAGGATTTGCAGGCCATTACGGACCCTGGCAAGTTTAGCATGACTCAGGCCGAACTGGATGATATGATTGCTGAGCTTCGAACGCTGAGGGCCTGGCTCAATCTCAGACTGCTGGATTTTTATCGTAACATCATCCTGGTAAAAAAAGTAAAAGGTGAATCCCAGGGAGGTCCCCAGGTTTCCCCTCAGGAAGCATTTACCTTTATTGAACAGGAACTGAAAGAGTCAATTCCCAAACTGCCTGCACGGGCAAGCTTAGGAGCCAACGCCATTGGTCGATGGACCCAGGCAGGAGCTGCGGCCCTGCTGGTCCGGTTATACCTGAATGCCAAGGTATATACCGGTACCGACCGGTTTGCCGATTGCGCGACGGTATGCCAGGATATCATTTCGGGTAAATACGGCAACTATGCATTGGAAAGCCGCTGGGACGCTCCGTTTGATTATACCAATTCCACTTCTTCAGAGACGGTTTTTGGCTTTCCGGGTAGTTTTGCGCTGACCCACTGGCAGTATGATGGCGGCATGTATTTCTGGATGTTACCAACCCAGGCCACGTTTTATTTTGGATTCACCGATTTTGGTACGGCTAATCCCAAATATGCTTTGCAGCCGGGCCGGGATGTTGATAGTACGGAGTATTCGTTCACCATGGGTAAACCGTTTATCAAATTTCAAAAATACGCGGATGATTTCCGGTTGAAAAAATACAAAAACTTAGGCAGCAGCAAACGGGAGGGTATGTTCTTATATGGCTATTTGCCCTACACAAATACTAGCGGGAAGGCCGATACAGCAAGAAGCAACAAAGGCCCTTACGCGCTATACTTACGGGATCAGGTGGGTATGTTCTTGGATGCGAAACCAGGCAAAAAAATAACGGATAAAGAATCGGACATGAACCATGCGGATCATAACTCAGGGATATTCCCAGTAAAATATCCGTATTATCCGAGTAGCGACCTCAATAAAATTTCGTCGGCCTATGCAGAAATCAGGCTGGCTGAGATTTATTATTCGCTTGCAGAATGCAAATACCGGGCTGGTGACAAAGCTGCTGCCGCTGTACTCCTCAATACGGTTCGGGCACGAAATTATCCTACAGGTTCGTCAAGTTTGTATAAACCCGACGGCAGTCAGCTAACGGATCAGGAAATGCTGGATGAATGGGGACGAGAATTTCTGGTAGAAGGCCGCAGACGCACTGACCTGATTCGGTGGGGTGTGTTCAATAAAGGCACGTGGTGGGATAAACAACCCGATGCAGATGATCACACGGCTATTTTCCCAATTGGTCAGAATGTATTAAATGTCTCCACGCAGCTCAAACAAAACCCTGGTTACTGA
- a CDS encoding SusC/RagA family TonB-linked outer membrane protein: MKITFIQILLALFFVGISLANDASAQELLNRRLSLNIQKENMKTVLRSIEKAANVRFSYSPQIVPSRRLVSLRVQNSTLKDVLEKLLPPLQVSFSVSGDQIILARTPESPVGLQEEEFIEAIIAPEDRTISGKVTDEKGEVLPGVSVLVKGTSRGSATDASGTYKLTIPDGPQTLVFSFVGFATQEASVGNQTTLNIQLKTDVKSINEVVVVGYGSLSRKEVTSAITHLSSQDLLRVGSNSPLMAIQGKVAGLSVTNTAAGDPNSTPSIQLRGVSSRSAGLGPLFVINGIPGGNLDNINQNEIESIDVLKGGAASAIYGTRGSNGVIVITTKKGSNESRIFYDSYGSFDFITNKLSVLSKDEFLANKRGVDLGGNTNWLKSVSRDPAFSQKHTLQFSGGNGKTNYFTSLDYRNATGIDLRSSKQEYGGRVNINHTSENNLYAITFSAAPRYTKTNLADYSGFNYALTLNPTQPLYDNTGKYAYITSGFFANNPVENARMAQSQQDVKYLDLNGSFKLNLLDNLSTMVTLGEVSSSFRNEKFSPSTLTTVINGTGRNTASQSLDENDQKSFEWTGNYALDRQKHSIKLLAGYSYQFFTSSGFNASNENFPSDVLTYNNLGTGLWNLQQGVNNVGSYRNSSKLAAFFGRLNYDFDQKYYLSASLRREGSSKFGFDNKWGYFPAASVGWRITQEKFGQGISWLNELKLRADYGETGNQDFGNYLSLDTYSGYGYYNYNGTSYQVWGPSQNTNYDLRWEKAINFNVGLDFDLFKNSRLTGSLNYYVRTNKDLLGSYNVPNPPNVQGTTFANVGTMQNSGLEIQLNAAVVTQKDFSYNLTFAGATNSNKFVSFSNEAYKGQTYIDVVGMPAPGSPGNIQRLQENTRIGSFYALKSAGVDDTGALLVYNKKGDVIVANKATNDDKRFVGNGLPKFTAGLTNNFKYRKWDLSVFLRGTFGYQLFNTYAFYLGTPATQQNANTLTSAYNGSKYSKLTNAATYSALSDYFLEPGSFVKIDNITLSYTQPLAVKFLRSVRVYATTRNLKTFTKFTGGDPDLIQVNGLYPGVNTNSDNNGTLNYYPSTTQLLLGLQLTF; this comes from the coding sequence ATGAAAATCACGTTCATACAAATTCTGCTGGCCTTATTTTTTGTGGGTATTTCCTTGGCTAATGATGCATCAGCACAGGAATTGCTTAACCGCCGGTTAAGCCTGAATATCCAGAAAGAAAACATGAAGACTGTTCTGCGCAGCATTGAAAAAGCGGCTAATGTTCGGTTTTCGTATAGCCCTCAAATTGTGCCGTCAAGACGGCTTGTTTCGCTGAGGGTACAGAATAGTACCCTGAAGGATGTGCTGGAAAAACTGCTTCCTCCGTTGCAGGTCAGTTTCAGCGTATCGGGTGATCAGATCATTTTAGCCCGCACTCCCGAGTCGCCGGTTGGGTTGCAGGAAGAAGAATTTATTGAGGCCATTATTGCGCCCGAAGATCGAACTATTTCGGGGAAAGTGACCGATGAAAAAGGGGAAGTGTTACCCGGTGTCAGTGTGCTGGTAAAAGGAACGTCGCGCGGATCAGCGACCGATGCATCGGGTACCTATAAATTGACCATTCCCGATGGCCCACAGACCCTTGTGTTTAGTTTTGTTGGTTTCGCGACGCAGGAGGCATCGGTTGGCAATCAGACCACGCTGAATATTCAGTTGAAGACCGACGTGAAATCAATCAACGAAGTTGTTGTAGTTGGCTATGGCTCGCTGAGCCGCAAGGAAGTTACCAGTGCCATTACGCACCTATCCTCGCAGGATCTGCTCCGGGTTGGCAGCAACAGCCCATTGATGGCCATTCAGGGGAAAGTCGCCGGTTTGTCGGTAACCAACACCGCTGCCGGAGACCCCAATTCAACGCCCAGTATCCAGTTACGGGGCGTATCGTCGCGTAGTGCAGGCTTAGGCCCGCTGTTTGTCATCAATGGTATACCGGGTGGTAATCTGGATAACATCAACCAAAATGAAATTGAGTCCATCGATGTGCTGAAAGGTGGGGCGGCTTCGGCTATTTACGGAACGCGGGGAAGTAATGGAGTGATTGTCATTACGACTAAAAAAGGCTCCAATGAATCCCGCATTTTTTATGATAGTTATGGGTCGTTTGATTTCATCACCAACAAACTGTCGGTGCTTTCCAAAGACGAGTTTCTGGCCAATAAACGGGGGGTAGACCTGGGCGGGAACACCAACTGGTTAAAGTCCGTCAGCCGTGATCCCGCTTTTTCCCAGAAACATACATTACAGTTTTCCGGGGGCAATGGGAAAACCAATTATTTTACCTCTCTTGACTATCGAAATGCTACGGGAATCGACCTGCGCTCATCGAAGCAGGAATATGGCGGTCGGGTGAACATTAATCATACATCCGAGAATAACCTGTATGCCATTACCTTCAGCGCAGCACCCCGGTACACAAAAACCAACCTGGCCGATTACAGTGGATTCAATTATGCCCTAACGCTTAATCCTACGCAACCACTGTACGACAATACGGGCAAATACGCTTATATCACGTCTGGCTTTTTTGCCAACAACCCCGTAGAGAATGCCCGAATGGCCCAGTCTCAACAGGACGTAAAATACCTGGATCTTAATGGTTCATTTAAGCTGAACCTGCTCGATAATCTGAGCACAATGGTCACCCTGGGTGAAGTGAGTTCGTCGTTTCGAAACGAAAAATTCAGTCCTTCAACCCTGACAACCGTAATTAATGGAACGGGACGCAATACGGCTTCCCAATCGCTGGATGAAAATGATCAGAAAAGCTTTGAATGGACGGGTAATTATGCACTTGACCGTCAAAAACATTCCATTAAGCTGCTCGCCGGGTATTCGTATCAGTTCTTTACGTCTTCGGGCTTTAATGCCTCCAACGAGAATTTTCCGTCGGATGTGCTGACTTACAATAATTTAGGAACAGGACTCTGGAATCTGCAACAGGGCGTCAACAATGTCGGCTCGTATCGGAATAGCTCCAAACTAGCGGCTTTTTTCGGCCGACTGAATTATGATTTCGATCAGAAATACTACCTGTCGGCCAGCCTTCGACGGGAGGGCTCGTCTAAATTCGGGTTTGACAATAAGTGGGGCTATTTCCCGGCGGCATCGGTGGGCTGGCGGATTACGCAGGAGAAATTTGGGCAGGGCATTTCCTGGTTAAACGAACTGAAACTTCGGGCTGATTACGGGGAAACGGGTAATCAGGACTTTGGTAATTACCTGTCACTGGATACGTATAGCGGGTATGGCTATTATAACTACAATGGCACCTCCTATCAGGTTTGGGGCCCAAGCCAGAACACGAATTACGATCTGCGGTGGGAAAAGGCAATCAATTTCAATGTCGGCCTGGATTTCGACCTGTTCAAAAACAGTCGGCTGACGGGTAGCCTGAACTATTATGTCCGGACCAATAAAGATCTGCTTGGTTCGTATAATGTCCCGAATCCACCCAATGTTCAGGGAACAACTTTTGCCAACGTCGGTACAATGCAGAATTCAGGACTGGAAATCCAGCTGAACGCTGCCGTCGTTACGCAGAAAGATTTCAGCTATAATCTGACGTTTGCCGGAGCAACCAACAGCAATAAATTTGTTTCGTTTTCCAATGAAGCCTATAAAGGCCAGACCTACATTGATGTAGTAGGTATGCCAGCGCCGGGCAGTCCGGGTAATATTCAGCGTTTACAGGAAAACACCCGCATTGGTAGTTTTTATGCCCTAAAATCGGCTGGCGTCGATGATACAGGAGCCTTGCTGGTTTACAACAAGAAAGGTGATGTCATCGTCGCCAATAAAGCCACCAATGACGACAAACGGTTTGTCGGAAATGGTCTTCCCAAGTTTACGGCTGGTCTGACGAATAATTTCAAGTACAGAAAATGGGATTTGAGTGTTTTTCTGCGCGGTACGTTTGGCTATCAGCTCTTTAACACCTACGCATTTTATTTAGGTACGCCTGCTACCCAGCAAAATGCCAATACGCTCACTTCAGCCTACAATGGGAGTAAATATTCAAAACTCACGAATGCCGCTACCTACTCTGCGCTGTCTGATTACTTTCTGGAGCCGGGGAGCTTCGTTAAAATCGACAACATAACGCTGAGTTATACCCAGCCACTGGCCGTAAAATTCCTGCGTTCCGTTCGAGTTTATGCGACCACCAGAAACCTGAAGACGTTTACCAAATTTACCGGAGGTGACCCTGATTTAATCCAGGTAAATGGCCTGTATCCGGGGGTGAATACTAACAGCGACAATAATGGTACTCTGAATTATTACCCCTCCACCACACAGTTACTGCTGGGTCTTCAGCTTACGTTCTAA
- a CDS encoding FecR family protein, protein MQPAYDRFSPADFLTDDDFVNHQLAPTTQSTAFWEQWLQLNLQRHGEWKQAVDLLEAIRLGLNEYAQTHLSEDAIHHLLLRIKQTNAQQSLAKKTVRKSAWMPWVAAASVLLVIGLGVWQPWQTNRLEPTYERQIAVLKQTPTEKVNQQDKPQSFRLSDGSTVWLSPGSKFSYAAEFNQHTRSVYLLGEATFTVTKNANIPFLVYANGLVTKVIGTKFVVRAFADEPDVRVNVQSGQVSVYRDQPATKTLNRKGVLLHPNQQVVFSRLTEQFIKSLADSPQVLPAIQPQITRFTYDDAPLTKVFQDIEQAYGITIRYNQEALANCQLNASLVAEPFEGKLAVICKTFGATYEIIDGQVIINGGRCQ, encoded by the coding sequence GTGCAACCGGCTTACGATCGCTTTTCTCCCGCTGACTTTCTGACCGACGATGACTTTGTCAATCATCAACTGGCTCCGACAACCCAATCAACGGCATTTTGGGAGCAGTGGCTCCAACTGAATCTACAGCGGCACGGAGAGTGGAAGCAGGCAGTTGACCTATTAGAGGCCATTCGGCTGGGTCTGAATGAGTATGCCCAGACTCATTTGTCCGAAGATGCGATTCATCATCTCCTGCTGCGAATTAAACAAACCAATGCGCAGCAGAGCCTGGCAAAGAAAACAGTTCGTAAGTCAGCCTGGATGCCCTGGGTAGCCGCGGCATCGGTGTTGTTAGTCATTGGGCTAGGAGTCTGGCAGCCCTGGCAAACAAATCGGCTGGAGCCAACTTACGAGCGGCAAATTGCCGTTCTGAAGCAAACGCCGACAGAAAAGGTAAATCAGCAGGATAAGCCCCAGTCTTTTCGATTGTCAGATGGATCAACGGTCTGGCTATCGCCCGGTAGCAAATTCAGCTATGCCGCTGAATTTAACCAGCATACCCGATCCGTCTACCTGCTGGGCGAAGCAACATTTACCGTAACGAAGAATGCCAATATTCCATTCCTGGTTTACGCCAATGGGTTGGTTACCAAGGTTATAGGGACAAAATTTGTTGTTCGCGCTTTTGCGGATGAACCCGACGTTCGGGTCAATGTTCAATCGGGGCAGGTATCCGTTTACCGGGACCAACCGGCCACAAAAACACTTAATCGGAAGGGCGTTTTATTGCACCCGAATCAACAGGTCGTCTTTTCCCGACTAACCGAGCAATTTATTAAGAGCCTGGCCGATTCGCCCCAGGTATTACCCGCCATTCAGCCACAGATCACTCGTTTCACCTACGACGATGCGCCTTTGACAAAGGTGTTTCAGGATATCGAGCAGGCTTACGGGATCACTATTCGCTACAATCAGGAAGCCTTGGCGAATTGCCAGTTAAATGCATCGCTGGTCGCTGAACCGTTCGAAGGGAAGTTGGCTGTTATCTGCAAAACCTTTGGGGCTACGTATGAAATCATTGATGGGCAGGTGATCATCAATGGTGGGCGTTGTCAATAA
- a CDS encoding RNA polymerase sigma factor produces MTVSFCGTTGSPNTIEKRSDDLSEGKRGTQQVDEKQLWQAFQTGDEEAYTQLYQLHVRAMYRYGISLVAASEAFVLDCVHDVFTEIWVKRTRLSTPDNVRYYLLKALKTRILHLLVRKERPYQSLAEADFEDLWAEPNEIERLEEVAQANTQQERLKRLIAQLPPRQQEAIKLRFIENMDYSQIGEVMDVNKQSAQNLVFRAVEKLRGWIVLGFFTFFNIFLG; encoded by the coding sequence TTGACCGTATCATTCTGCGGAACAACAGGTTCGCCGAATACGATCGAAAAACGTAGCGATGACTTAAGCGAAGGCAAACGAGGAACTCAACAAGTGGATGAAAAACAACTTTGGCAGGCCTTTCAGACTGGAGACGAGGAGGCCTACACGCAACTTTACCAATTGCACGTTCGAGCCATGTATCGCTATGGAATAAGTCTGGTAGCCGCTTCTGAAGCATTTGTTCTGGACTGCGTACATGATGTCTTCACTGAAATCTGGGTCAAGCGAACACGGCTTTCTACCCCTGACAACGTTCGCTATTATTTGTTAAAGGCACTTAAAACCCGAATTCTACATTTACTCGTTCGTAAAGAACGACCTTATCAATCGTTGGCGGAAGCTGATTTCGAAGACCTTTGGGCAGAACCAAATGAGATTGAACGACTGGAAGAAGTGGCTCAGGCCAATACGCAGCAGGAACGATTGAAACGACTCATTGCTCAGCTTCCTCCTCGCCAGCAGGAAGCCATTAAATTACGCTTTATTGAGAATATGGATTATAGCCAGATTGGCGAAGTGATGGATGTAAATAAGCAGTCGGCGCAAAACCTGGTTTTTCGCGCTGTTGAAAAACTCCGTGGGTGGATCGTTTTAGGGTTCTTTACTTTTTTCAATATTTTTTTAGGTTAA
- a CDS encoding CocE/NonD family hydrolase, with product MLKIVCIVGILLSVLFPSTLSAQSGQFVRNSYRKLEYKIPMRDGVRLHTAVYIPKDASPTQKYPFLLFRTCYGVAPYGADAYPEQVGPSVQLMREKYIFVYQDVRGRWASEGNFTNMTPVTSDRKPSVAAHTAPKGKVPVGQLTPAIDESSDTYDTIDWLLKTIPTNNGRVGQWGISYPGFYTIAGAVAAHPALKAASPQAPVSDLFFEDFHHNGAFVQMALFAYPLFGVQRPQPTTKAWFADQFIDAGTQDSFRWHYELGPLTNANQYYKTNFFWKETVEHPNYDEFWQKRSIIPHLKNIKPALMTVGGWFDAEDLYGPLTIYKTVEKNNPGVYNTLVMGPFGHREWSNETGHSLHGDIYFGDSIATFYQRNIEARFFDHFLKGPGDGKTGLPEAYLFDTGKKEWRTFDQWPAAAVQIRPVYLTTEHKLAAQGGSGNKYEEFVSDPLNPVPFSEEKTTVDDFTPLNKYMSADQRFASQRADVLTYQTEVLTEDLTLGGLIKAKLKVSTSGTDADWVVKLIDVYPPNEPGHPYLANPKKTLGNYQQMVRSEVMRGRFRHSFEKPEPFKAGEITDVNLQLQDILHTFKKGHRLMIQVQSSWFPLIDRNPQKYVENIYKAKSDDFSKAIHRVYDNSVIELPVLK from the coding sequence ATGCTTAAAATCGTTTGTATCGTAGGGATCCTGCTGAGTGTCCTTTTTCCGTCGACTCTCTCTGCTCAATCAGGCCAGTTCGTTCGCAATTCGTACCGGAAGCTGGAATACAAAATTCCTATGCGCGATGGGGTTAGGCTACATACTGCCGTTTACATTCCGAAGGATGCTTCTCCAACCCAAAAATATCCGTTTCTCTTATTTCGTACCTGTTATGGCGTGGCTCCCTATGGGGCCGATGCGTACCCTGAACAGGTAGGGCCTTCAGTTCAGCTAATGCGCGAGAAGTATATTTTCGTTTATCAGGATGTACGTGGGCGTTGGGCTTCGGAAGGCAATTTTACGAATATGACACCGGTCACGAGTGATCGAAAGCCATCCGTCGCGGCTCATACTGCCCCAAAAGGCAAGGTGCCTGTTGGTCAATTGACTCCGGCCATTGATGAAAGTTCGGATACCTACGATACCATTGACTGGCTCCTGAAGACTATTCCGACCAACAATGGCCGGGTTGGGCAATGGGGAATCAGTTATCCTGGCTTTTACACGATTGCCGGAGCCGTAGCAGCTCACCCGGCCCTAAAAGCCGCTTCACCTCAGGCACCTGTTTCTGACCTTTTCTTTGAAGATTTTCATCACAATGGAGCCTTTGTACAAATGGCGCTGTTTGCCTACCCACTATTTGGTGTACAGCGTCCACAACCGACAACTAAAGCCTGGTTTGCCGATCAGTTCATCGATGCTGGCACGCAGGATAGCTTTCGGTGGCATTATGAGTTGGGGCCATTAACCAATGCCAATCAATACTACAAAACTAATTTCTTCTGGAAAGAAACCGTTGAGCACCCAAACTACGACGAATTCTGGCAGAAACGCAGCATTATTCCGCACCTCAAAAACATCAAACCAGCCCTGATGACCGTGGGCGGCTGGTTCGATGCCGAGGATTTATATGGCCCGCTTACTATTTACAAAACTGTTGAGAAAAATAATCCGGGCGTTTATAATACCCTGGTGATGGGCCCATTCGGTCACCGCGAGTGGTCGAATGAGACAGGCCATAGCCTACATGGGGATATTTATTTTGGGGATAGTATCGCCACGTTTTACCAGCGGAATATCGAAGCCAGATTCTTTGATCATTTTCTGAAAGGGCCCGGCGATGGCAAAACGGGCTTACCTGAAGCCTATTTATTCGACACGGGTAAAAAAGAATGGCGAACCTTTGACCAGTGGCCTGCCGCTGCGGTGCAAATCAGGCCGGTTTACTTGACTACTGAGCATAAACTGGCTGCGCAGGGCGGTAGCGGGAATAAGTACGAAGAGTTCGTCAGTGACCCGTTGAACCCGGTTCCATTTTCAGAAGAGAAAACAACAGTAGATGATTTTACACCCCTGAACAAGTACATGTCGGCCGACCAGCGATTCGCCAGCCAGCGCGCAGACGTACTGACTTATCAGACGGAGGTGTTGACCGAAGATCTGACACTGGGTGGTTTAATTAAAGCAAAGTTAAAGGTTAGCACGTCGGGCACTGATGCCGATTGGGTAGTTAAGCTAATCGATGTGTATCCGCCCAATGAGCCAGGTCACCCATATCTGGCCAACCCCAAAAAAACACTTGGAAATTATCAGCAAATGGTCCGATCGGAGGTTATGCGTGGCCGATTTCGGCATTCGTTTGAAAAGCCGGAACCCTTTAAAGCTGGGGAAATAACCGACGTCAATCTCCAGCTACAGGATATACTGCACACCTTCAAAAAAGGGCATCGATTAATGATTCAGGTGCAGAGTAGCTGGTTTCCACTAATTGATCGAAACCCGCAGAAGTACGTCGAGAATATTTACAAGGCGAAGAGCGACGATTTTAGTAAAGCCATTCACCGGGTATATGATAACTCAGTCATTGAATTGCCCGTACTGAAATAA
- a CDS encoding ketopantoate reductase family protein — MSDIIYIVGSGAIGKALAVCLHHAQKKVVLIQGRVDDGTAFIQKLTLQLSDGSQLKAEIECGSLSNYPTLTGIILLTNKSFGNVGLAVKLIDKIGSSPVVLLQNGLGVERPFIEAGFPHLYRCVLFTTSQLLTESSIRYKPVTISPVGPIKGNEPDLNALVEKINSPLFPFRAEPNIQPVIWEKAIVNSVFNSICPLLDIDNGVFHREADVLALAKRIIKECVQVAAAAGVELSAAAVEDKLLTISKLSDGQFISTLVDINHKRETEIETLNFEIVRIAEQLTPETPVGETRLLGELTRLKARLSAQIG, encoded by the coding sequence ATGAGTGACATCATCTATATCGTTGGTTCGGGTGCCATCGGTAAGGCACTGGCCGTTTGCCTTCATCACGCCCAAAAAAAAGTGGTACTTATCCAGGGTCGTGTGGACGATGGAACGGCATTTATACAAAAATTAACACTCCAGCTCAGTGATGGCTCGCAGCTTAAAGCAGAGATTGAATGTGGTTCTCTGAGCAACTATCCCACGTTAACAGGCATCATCCTGCTCACCAACAAGTCGTTTGGGAATGTAGGCCTGGCGGTTAAGCTGATCGATAAAATTGGTAGTTCTCCCGTTGTTCTGTTGCAGAACGGGCTGGGCGTTGAACGGCCGTTTATAGAGGCAGGTTTCCCTCACCTTTACCGATGTGTGCTCTTTACGACCAGTCAGCTTCTAACAGAATCCAGCATTCGCTACAAGCCTGTAACCATATCTCCCGTTGGCCCGATTAAGGGTAATGAGCCAGATCTGAACGCACTCGTCGAAAAAATAAATAGTCCGTTATTTCCCTTTAGAGCCGAGCCAAACATCCAGCCGGTAATCTGGGAAAAGGCAATTGTCAATAGCGTTTTCAATTCCATTTGCCCCTTGCTGGACATTGACAACGGCGTGTTTCACCGGGAAGCCGACGTGCTTGCTCTGGCAAAACGAATCATCAAGGAATGTGTTCAGGTTGCAGCAGCAGCCGGTGTAGAACTATCTGCAGCAGCCGTCGAAGATAAATTGCTCACCATTAGCAAGTTATCTGACGGTCAGTTCATTTCAACATTGGTCGACATCAATCATAAACGGGAAACGGAGATTGAAACCCTGAATTTTGAAATTGTCCGCATCGCTGAACAGCTTACTCCAGAAACACCAGTCGGCGAAACCCGACTCCTTGGAGAACTAACGAGGCTTAAAGCCAGACTCAGTGCACAAATAGGGTAG